Proteins co-encoded in one endosymbiont 'TC1' of Trimyema compressum genomic window:
- a CDS encoding glycosyltransferase family 1 protein produces the protein MKGIVFSYFFPPLNSSEGNVTFKLINASKYDYEVFYQNQSDLWSYGKNIFLRSDRIKVIPSNTSDLEGFRDKGIALFSNDKMAEYGFMMSRSMPLESHQIALAIKKRNSNKFWLASFGDPIANNPYEKFAYEYTCRPSIRSLRGIKLNIKHQLMKTAYKKKNQGHIMLQNEIFSLAEKLIFNSEHQCRYMLGERYDELIHKALILPHPYDLNLYKSRYEEIVGIPENSNFQDSRIKILFAGHTDDIRSLRYFLQALESQKEYFKDKLQFTILGNLPQSERDYISLHDLSSLIVYGKQVSYEKSLLEMRDADLLVHVDAEFPPEVLQENIFFAAKISDYLGSGTKIVGLTSGGISKNILTETGQYCLTNNKVIIANFLYDVTTGKVDLSKNPNPPAKYNSVNIAKIYDDVLDKEIKGES, from the coding sequence ATGAAGGGTATTGTTTTTTCTTATTTTTTTCCTCCGTTAAATAGTTCAGAAGGAAATGTAACTTTTAAACTAATTAATGCTTCAAAGTACGATTATGAAGTTTTTTATCAGAATCAGAGTGATTTATGGAGCTATGGTAAAAATATTTTTTTGAGAAGTGATAGAATTAAAGTTATTCCTAGTAATACAAGTGATTTAGAAGGCTTTAGGGATAAAGGCATTGCATTATTCAGTAATGATAAAATGGCAGAATACGGATTCATGATGTCCCGCTCTATGCCTCTTGAAAGCCATCAAATAGCATTAGCTATTAAAAAAAGAAATTCAAATAAATTTTGGTTGGCAAGTTTTGGAGATCCAATTGCTAATAATCCATATGAAAAGTTCGCTTATGAATATACGTGTAGGCCGAGTATTAGAAGTTTGAGAGGCATTAAATTAAATATCAAACATCAGCTTATGAAAACGGCATATAAAAAGAAAAACCAAGGTCATATTATGTTACAAAATGAAATTTTTTCATTAGCTGAAAAACTAATTTTTAATAGTGAGCACCAATGTCGCTATATGTTAGGTGAGCGGTATGATGAGTTAATTCATAAAGCTTTGATTTTACCACATCCATATGATTTGAATTTATATAAATCAAGATATGAAGAAATTGTAGGCATACCGGAGAACTCAAATTTTCAAGATAGTAGAATTAAAATATTATTTGCAGGACATACAGATGATATCAGAAGTTTGAGATATTTTTTACAAGCTTTAGAAAGCCAAAAAGAGTATTTTAAAGATAAATTACAATTTACAATTTTAGGGAACTTGCCACAATCTGAAAGAGACTATATTTCTCTTCATGATTTATCGTCTTTGATAGTTTATGGAAAACAAGTTAGTTACGAAAAATCATTGCTAGAAATGAGAGATGCTGACTTATTAGTTCATGTGGATGCTGAGTTTCCGCCAGAAGTGCTGCAGGAAAATATTTTTTTTGCAGCAAAAATTTCTGACTATTTAGGATCGGGGACTAAAATTGTAGGTTTAACGTCAGGAGGTATTTCAAAAAATATTCTAACAGAGACTGGGCAATATTGCCTAACTAACAATAAAGTAATCATTGCAAATTTCTTGTATGATGTTACTACTGGTAAGGTAGATTTAAGTAAAAATCCTAATCCGCCTGCTAAATACAATTCAGTAAATATTGCAAAAATATATGATGATGTGCTAGATAAAGAAATAAAAGGTGAGAGTTAA
- a CDS encoding ABC transporter permease translates to MLERFKLIFNLSRYEFKKEFLGTSLGYFWNLLKPTLTILIYWFVFGHLIKQDSADPNIPFLLQLISALVPWFFISGAMMSGSGSMLSNVNLVKKVKFSLYNIPLITLMANFFNFLIMFAIVIVISCIFGFFPNIYWLQLIYYMLATLLLLNGFNYIFATLTTLQIDFHQLLGIVLQLLMYLMPILWAMDYVLTKTNGTLLATILKINPFFYIITGFRSTILYPEFNIVNYGLNSISYVAYFWVFVIVINLIGFLLFRKYKGEFADLL, encoded by the coding sequence ATGCTTGAAAGATTTAAATTAATTTTTAATTTATCACGATATGAATTTAAAAAAGAGTTCCTAGGAACGTCACTTGGCTATTTTTGGAATTTACTAAAGCCAACGCTAACAATTTTAATTTATTGGTTTGTTTTTGGGCATCTAATAAAGCAAGATAGTGCGGATCCTAACATTCCTTTTTTACTTCAACTTATTTCAGCCTTAGTTCCTTGGTTTTTTATTTCTGGAGCTATGATGTCAGGCAGTGGCAGTATGCTAAGTAATGTTAATTTAGTAAAAAAAGTGAAATTCAGTCTCTATAATATTCCTTTAATTACTTTAATGGCTAACTTTTTTAATTTTCTTATTATGTTTGCAATTGTTATTGTAATATCATGTATATTTGGCTTTTTCCCTAATATATATTGGCTACAATTAATTTACTATATGTTAGCTACCTTGTTATTATTAAATGGCTTTAATTACATATTCGCAACACTTACTACATTACAAATAGATTTTCATCAATTGCTCGGTATTGTGCTCCAATTATTAATGTATTTAATGCCTATTCTTTGGGCTATGGACTATGTACTTACTAAAACTAATGGAACATTACTTGCAACTATTTTAAAAATAAATCCATTTTTCTATATAATTACAGGATTTAGAAGTACAATATTATATCCTGAGTTTAATATAGTTAATTATGGTTTGAATTCAATAAGCTATGTAGCTTATTTCTGGGTTTTTGTCATAGTAATTAATTTAATAGGTTTCCTATTATTTAGGAAATATAAAGGGGAGTTTGCAGATTTATTATGA
- a CDS encoding polysaccharide ABC transporter ATP-binding protein, whose protein sequence is MMNNDKVIEVVNLNKSYKLFKKNIYKILDIFAFGKKLYTPHDVLKDVTFDVYKGEVLGIIGSNGAGKSTLLKLISGVSTPTSGSIKINGNVVSLLELGSTFNMEMTGIENLKLFFTIMLVDKDKMQQYVEEAIKFADIGEYVNHPVKFYSSGMFARLAFAASVQVEPEILVLDEVLSVGDIDFQSKSLEKIIELKNKGETILLVSHSFSAVNSFCDRVIWLKDGVIHKMGDPKIITQAYHFNSIGYENNSSEHFAVKEDSGAVKLNNARINRIKYQFNEDFQLELDYKVEKKIPMDLIVEIWKYQAEYPNFLRGGELLIGKYYGSNHQFDATNSDSLKFFIEKLNLGAGQYYIDIAFSNTINSKLYLHVFNVADFVVSSRDKIDDGIVLMDAHFNRG, encoded by the coding sequence ATGATGAATAATGATAAAGTAATAGAAGTAGTTAACTTAAATAAATCCTATAAGCTTTTTAAGAAAAATATCTATAAGATACTTGATATTTTTGCCTTTGGTAAAAAGCTTTATACACCTCATGACGTTTTAAAAGATGTTACATTTGATGTCTATAAAGGAGAGGTTCTAGGCATTATTGGAAGCAATGGTGCTGGTAAATCTACTTTACTAAAGCTAATTTCAGGTGTTTCAACACCAACTAGTGGAAGTATTAAAATTAATGGGAATGTAGTCTCTTTGTTGGAGCTGGGATCCACTTTTAATATGGAAATGACAGGGATTGAGAATTTAAAGCTTTTCTTTACTATCATGTTAGTTGATAAAGATAAGATGCAACAATATGTTGAAGAAGCTATTAAATTTGCAGATATTGGAGAATATGTTAATCATCCAGTAAAGTTCTATTCCAGCGGTATGTTTGCTCGTTTAGCATTTGCTGCGAGTGTCCAAGTGGAACCAGAAATACTTGTTCTTGATGAAGTTCTTTCAGTCGGGGATATTGATTTTCAATCAAAATCCTTAGAAAAAATTATTGAATTGAAGAATAAGGGGGAAACAATTCTTTTAGTTTCACACTCATTCTCAGCAGTTAATAGTTTCTGTGATAGAGTAATATGGCTAAAAGATGGTGTTATTCATAAAATGGGTGATCCTAAAATCATTACTCAAGCATATCATTTTAACAGCATTGGCTATGAAAATAATAGCAGTGAGCACTTTGCTGTAAAAGAAGATTCTGGTGCAGTTAAATTAAATAATGCTAGAATCAATAGGATAAAATATCAATTTAATGAAGATTTCCAGTTAGAATTAGATTATAAGGTTGAGAAAAAAATACCAATGGATTTAATAGTTGAAATTTGGAAGTATCAAGCAGAATACCCTAATTTCTTAAGAGGAGGTGAGCTTTTGATTGGTAAGTATTATGGTTCTAATCATCAATTTGATGCTACTAATAGTGATAGTTTAAAATTTTTCATTGAAAAGTTAAATTTAGGTGCAGGACAATACTATATTGATATTGCATTTAGTAATACTATTAATTCAAAATTATATCTTCATGTGTTTAATGTAGCTGATTTTGTAGTTTCCTCAAGAGATAAAATCGACGATGGAATTGTATTAATGGATGCTCATTTTAACAGAGGTTAA
- the rfbB gene encoding dTDP-glucose 4,6-dehydratase — protein MNILVTGGAGFIGSHFIKALLRNPQIKNVVNLDCLRYGNNLFSLETVKSDNRYSFIEGNITNKELVDEIFKIYKINKVAHFAAESHVDKSLVDFEGFIKTNVLGTQVLLESAKKAWLVNKEGDSWSSLGNKKFLHISTDEVYGPTNSFKILFDETAPLNPSNPYATTKASADLVALTYKNNFNLPLNITRSTNNYGIFQFPDKLIPKMIIKGLKGELLPVYGKGQEVREWLSVEDHVNVLVEILFDSHKGEIYNIASGIRKKNIEVVELIVRILGLPKSRITFVKNRLFHDKAYSIDDSKLNKLFNFEPNRSFQLEMEKIISWYCRNEKWWSKFI, from the coding sequence ATGAATATATTAGTTACAGGGGGAGCCGGTTTTATCGGCTCTCATTTTATAAAGGCATTGCTTCGTAATCCGCAAATTAAAAATGTAGTGAATTTAGATTGTTTGCGTTATGGCAATAATTTATTTTCTTTAGAAACTGTTAAAAGTGATAACCGTTATTCATTTATTGAAGGAAATATTACTAACAAAGAATTAGTTGATGAAATTTTTAAAATTTATAAAATCAATAAAGTGGCTCATTTTGCTGCTGAATCACATGTAGATAAAAGTTTAGTAGATTTTGAAGGATTCATAAAAACAAATGTTTTGGGAACCCAGGTCCTTCTTGAAAGTGCAAAAAAAGCTTGGCTAGTGAATAAAGAAGGTGATAGTTGGAGTAGTCTTGGAAATAAGAAGTTTCTGCATATTTCTACAGATGAGGTCTATGGACCAACTAATAGCTTTAAAATACTTTTTGATGAAACAGCACCACTAAATCCTTCAAATCCATATGCAACAACAAAGGCTTCGGCTGACTTAGTTGCCTTAACTTACAAAAATAACTTTAATTTGCCACTTAATATTACTCGGTCTACTAATAACTATGGAATTTTTCAATTTCCAGATAAACTAATTCCTAAAATGATTATTAAAGGTCTTAAGGGGGAGTTGTTACCAGTGTATGGTAAAGGACAGGAAGTAAGAGAATGGTTAAGCGTAGAGGATCATGTTAATGTTTTAGTAGAGATTTTATTTGATAGTCATAAAGGAGAAATATATAATATAGCCAGTGGCATAAGGAAGAAAAATATTGAAGTTGTTGAATTAATTGTCCGGATTCTAGGATTACCGAAAAGTAGAATTACCTTTGTTAAGAATCGTTTATTTCATGATAAAGCCTATAGCATTGATGATAGTAAACTTAATAAATTATTTAATTTTGAACCAAATAGGAGCTTCCAGTTAGAAATGGAAAAAATTATTTCTTGGTATTGTAGGAATGAAAAATGGTGGTCAAAATTTATCTGA